A window from Primulina huaijiensis isolate GDHJ02 chromosome 13, ASM1229523v2, whole genome shotgun sequence encodes these proteins:
- the LOC140990849 gene encoding serine/threonine-protein phosphatase 7 long form homolog isoform X2, which yields MRLKVDLCGPVQILQIWVWSRITLRCPDRAQQVSISQEHVADVLQGLPFPPYGARWRRGFSWTHTAHHSVRIMRDMLDRMVEGQFLWTVYDMESPEVGRILDGYRIHLCRSACALINFHIVEMHRPERCLRQFGMRQGIPPPATNFDNFHKLTRQGRNNFDWATYHKDFVEMWNDRYNFVIDGDYVIPDILAITVDYIGWYHRISQIVLSTPVVPSNIMGYHPVDANYRQFITRPAHVQYPPMWTGNEFEPGPSSSNMAYTTPPVVSSLPSYDAGYYTPIVGSFTQFLQSDFRPGMNESRPTFNTSSIPFQQYTDTEGFEVGGNIADTSTSAGQTSTHGDDEQMLGRGRRVIRRPPCGTGGHRYHRH from the exons ATGAGATTAAAGGTCGATTTGTGTGGCCCTGTTCAGATATTGCAG ATTTGGGTGTGGTCTAGAATTACTCTTCGTTGCCCTGATAGAGCGCAACAGGTATCTATTTCACAAGAGCATGTTGCGGATGTGCTTCAGGGTCTACCATTCCCACCATACGGCGCACG GTGGAGACGCGGATTCTCTTGGACACACACTGCCCATCATTCGGTCCGTATAATGAGAGATATGCTTGACAGGATGGTAGAAGGGCAA TTTCTATGGACAGTTTATGATATGGAGTCCCCGGAGGTTGGCAGAATTCTTGATGGATATAGAATTCATCTATGTCGGTCGGCATGCGCATTGATCAATTTTCATATAGTTGAGATGCATAGACCTGAACGGTGTCTCCGACAGTTTGGAATGCGTCAGGGTATTCCGCCACCTGCTACTAACTTCGACAATTTCCATAAGCTGACTCGACAAGGCCGGAACAACTTCGATTGGGCGACATATCACAAAGATTTTGTAGAAATGTGGAATGATAGATATAATTTTGTGATTGATGGGGACTATGTCATACCTGATATACTCGCCATCACAGTGGACTATATTGGTTGGTATCATCGCATTTCACAGATAGTGCTCTCGACGCCAGTGGTACCTTCGAACATCATGGGCTATCATCCTGTTGATGCAAACTACCGACAATTTATC ACACGTCCAGCTCATGTGCAATATCCACCGATGTGGACAGGAAATGAGTTTGAACCCGGACCATCATCTTCAAATATGGCATACACTACTCCGCCAGTGGTTTCAAGCTTGCCATCGTATGACGCTGGTTACTACACTCCAATTGTTGGTAGTTTTACACAATTTTTACAAAGTGACTTTCGACCGGGTATGAATGAGAGTCGTCCTACTTTTAACACGTCGTCCATACCATTTCAACAATATACTGATACAGAAGGATTTGAGGTTGGTGGGAACATTGCCGATACTAGTACATCTGCAGGACAAACAAGTACTCATGGAGATGATGAACAGATGTTAGGTCGTGGACGTAGAGTAATCAGGAGACCACCGTGTGGCACTGGGGGGCATCGTTACCATCGACATTAA
- the LOC140990849 gene encoding serine/threonine-protein phosphatase 7 long form homolog isoform X3, translated as MIIGGCMFPDSEGAAVKLMYLQFLEDIELVNMFSWGSAVLAYLYRELCDTSMRLKVDLCGPVQILQIWVWSRITLLCPDRAQQVSMSAEHAGDVLQGLPFPPYGARWRRGFSWTHTAHHSVRIMRDMLDRMVEGQFLWTVYDMESPEVGRILDGYRIHLCRSACALINFHIVEMHRPERCLRQFGMRQGIPPPATNFDNFHKLTRQGRNNFDWATYHKDFVEMWNDRYNFVIDGDYVIPDILAITVDYIGWYHRISQIVLSTPVVPSNIMGYHPVDANYRQFIEMSLNPDHHLQIWHTLLRQWFQACHRMTLVTTLQLLVVLHNFYKVTFDRV; from the exons ATGATCATTGGTGGATGTATGTTTCCGGACTCGGAAGGTGCTGCTGTGAAACTTATGTACTTACAGTTTCTTGAAGACATAGAATTAGTGAATATGTTTAGCTGGGGTTCTGCTGTGTTGGCATATCTTTATAGAGAGTTGTGCGACACATCAATGAGATTAAAGGTCGATTTGTGTGGCCCTGTTCAGATATTGCAG ATTTGGGTGTGGTCTAGAATTACTCTTCTTTGCCCTGATAGAGCGCAGCAGGTATCTATGTCAGCAGAGCATGCTGGAGATGTGCTTCAGGGTCTACCATTCCCACCATACGGCGCACG GTGGAGACGCGGATTCTCTTGGACACACACTGCCCATCATTCGGTCCGTATAATGAGAGATATGCTTGACAGGATGGTAGAAGGGCAA TTTCTATGGACAGTTTATGATATGGAGTCCCCGGAGGTTGGCAGAATTCTTGATGGATATAGAATTCATCTATGTCGGTCGGCATGCGCATTGATCAATTTTCATATAGTTGAGATGCATAGACCTGAACGGTGTCTCCGACAGTTTGGAATGCGTCAGGGTATTCCGCCACCTGCTACTAACTTCGACAATTTCCATAAGCTGACTCGACAAGGCCGGAACAACTTCGATTGGGCGACATATCACAAAGATTTTGTAGAAATGTGGAATGATAGATATAATTTTGTGATTGATGGGGACTATGTCATACCTGATATACTCGCCATCACAGTGGACTATATTGGTTGGTATCATCGCATTTCACAGATAGTGCTCTCGACGCCAGTGGTACCTTCGAACATCATGGGCTATCATCCTGTTGATGCAAACTACCGACAATTTATC GAAATGAGTTTGAACCCGGACCATCATCTTCAAATATGGCATACACTACTCCGCCAGTGGTTTCAAGCTTGCCATCGTATGACGCTGGTTACTACACTCCAATTGTTGGTAGTTTTACACAATTTTTACAAAGTGACTTTCGACCGGGTATGA
- the LOC140990849 gene encoding serine/threonine-protein phosphatase 7 long form homolog isoform X1 has protein sequence MIIGGCMFPDSEGAAVKLMYLQFLEDIELVNMFSWGSAVLAYLYRELCDTSMRLKVDLCGPVQILQIWVWSRITLLCPDRAQQVSMSAEHAGDVLQGLPFPPYGARWRRGFSWTHTAHHSVRIMRDMLDRMVEGQFLWTVYDMESPEVGRILDGYRIHLCRSACALINFHIVEMHRPERCLRQFGMRQGIPPPATNFDNFHKLTRQGRNNFDWATYHKDFVEMWNDRYNFVIDGDYVIPDILAITVDYIGWYHRISQIVLSTPVVPSNIMGYHPVDANYRQFITRPAHVQYPPMWTGNEFEPGPSSSNMAYTTPPVVSSLPSYDAGYYTPIVGSFTQFLQSDFRPGMNESRPTFNTSSIPFQQYTDTEGFEVGGNIADTSTSAGQTSTHGDDEQMLGRGRRVIRRPPCGTGGHRYHRH, from the exons ATGATCATTGGTGGATGTATGTTTCCGGACTCGGAAGGTGCTGCTGTGAAACTTATGTACTTACAGTTTCTTGAAGACATAGAATTAGTGAATATGTTTAGCTGGGGTTCTGCTGTGTTGGCATATCTTTATAGAGAGTTGTGCGACACATCAATGAGATTAAAGGTCGATTTGTGTGGCCCTGTTCAGATATTGCAG ATTTGGGTGTGGTCTAGAATTACTCTTCTTTGCCCTGATAGAGCGCAGCAGGTATCTATGTCAGCAGAGCATGCTGGAGATGTGCTTCAGGGTCTACCATTCCCACCATACGGCGCACG GTGGAGACGCGGATTCTCTTGGACACACACTGCCCATCATTCGGTCCGTATAATGAGAGATATGCTTGACAGGATGGTAGAAGGGCAA TTTCTATGGACAGTTTATGATATGGAGTCCCCGGAGGTTGGCAGAATTCTTGATGGATATAGAATTCATCTATGTCGGTCGGCATGCGCATTGATCAATTTTCATATAGTTGAGATGCATAGACCTGAACGGTGTCTCCGACAGTTTGGAATGCGTCAGGGTATTCCGCCACCTGCTACTAACTTCGACAATTTCCATAAGCTGACTCGACAAGGCCGGAACAACTTCGATTGGGCGACATATCACAAAGATTTTGTAGAAATGTGGAATGATAGATATAATTTTGTGATTGATGGGGACTATGTCATACCTGATATACTCGCCATCACAGTGGACTATATTGGTTGGTATCATCGCATTTCACAGATAGTGCTCTCGACGCCAGTGGTACCTTCGAACATCATGGGCTATCATCCTGTTGATGCAAACTACCGACAATTTATC ACACGTCCAGCTCATGTGCAATATCCACCGATGTGGACAGGAAATGAGTTTGAACCCGGACCATCATCTTCAAATATGGCATACACTACTCCGCCAGTGGTTTCAAGCTTGCCATCGTATGACGCTGGTTACTACACTCCAATTGTTGGTAGTTTTACACAATTTTTACAAAGTGACTTTCGACCGGGTATGAATGAGAGTCGTCCTACTTTTAACACGTCGTCCATACCATTTCAACAATATACTGATACAGAAGGATTTGAGGTTGGTGGGAACATTGCCGATACTAGTACATCTGCAGGACAAACAAGTACTCATGGAGATGATGAACAGATGTTAGGTCGTGGACGTAGAGTAATCAGGAGACCACCGTGTGGCACTGGGGGGCATCGTTACCATCGACATTAA